The window TTTGGATGGGCCTCAGGTTGAATACCTTCAAGACGCCGGGCGGGTATCGGCTCGTCTATCCGAAGGGCGGATACATCTTGCACATGCTTCGCGCGATCATGTACGACAACAAGACCGGCGATCAACGGTTCATCGACATGATGCACGACTTCGTCAAGACCCATTTCAACCAGAACGCTTCGACTGAGAGCTTCAAACGCGTGGTCGAAAAACATATGAAGCCAAATATGGACCTCGACGGTAACAAGCGAATGGACTGGTTCTTCAACGAGTGGGTGTACGGGACTGAGCTGCCGCGGTACCGGCTCGAGTACACGCTCGCCACGGAAACGGACGGGAAGATACTGCTAAAGTTAACGGTCTCGCAAAGCGGAGTTTCGGAGAACTTCAAGATGCTGGTACCGATCTATCTGGATTTCGATGGCAAGTGGATGCGGCTAGGCGAAGCGAGGATCACCGGGAATTCAACGACGCCGGAGTTCAGGGTGAAATTACCGCAACGGCCAAAACGCGTGGGACTAAATGCGTTTCATGATGTGCTCGCAGTGGAGAGCGTCAGCGAACAAAAATGATCCTTGAAGGACGTAGGGCAGGATCACAGATCGGCAAGGGCGGTTTACCCCCACTCTTCCGTTTCGCAGTCACCAACAAGAGAGCGGGGTAAACCGCCCTTCCCGACCTGTGATCCTTACTAACTGTCCTTTGTGGCTCAATGTGGTATTGCACCTGGGAAGAGATAAGCGTACGCCATTACGATAAGACCCACTATCGAAGCCAGCGCGATCGAGTGCCAAAACACAAACTTGAATATCACGCCTTCGTTTCCAACCTGATTCGTAGCAGCTGTGGCTACGACGATTGATTGAGCGTCCACCATTTTGCCCATCACTCCGCCCGCGCTGTTGGCCGCGCACATTAGAATAGGACTCAGGTTTAGTTGCTCGGCGGTGATGCGTTGCAGTCCTCCGAACAACGCATTCGAAGAAGTGTCGCTGCCGGTCAGCGCTACTCCGAGCCATCCAAGAAAAGTGCCGAAGAACGGGAACAGCCATCCCGTGCGCGTGAACGCAAGCCCGAGTACAGCGTCCATCCCCGAATAGCGAGTCACAAATCCAAGCCCAAGCATGAACGAGATCGCCAACACCGCGAATCTCATTCGAACCAACGTGCGCCAGAAGATTCTCGCAAGCTCCGCCGGCGAAACACCAAGCAGAATCCCCGCGAAGATTGCCGCGATGAAGCAAGCCGAGCCGGTCGCCGAGAGCCAGTTGAAGTCGAACTTCGCTTTTTCGGGCTCGGGCTTTGAAACTACCGGAGCTGCGCGGGTCACTGCCAGATGCAGCACCGGCACGTCCCATCCGCCTCGCTCAAACGCGGGAGTGGACGTCTGGTTGAGCGCCGTCTTGATCGCCGGCAGTCCCCACAACAACACAAAGAGGGTGAGCACCATGAAAGGCATCCACGCTCGCGCGACTTGCGCCGGCCTCCGCGAATTCGAACCGCTGGATGTCCCGGCGGCCGAGGCCGCCGCTTCAGCGTCTTCGCTCGCGGCCTCAGCTTCATGCGCGGGATCATCGTCGAAGCGCCAGATGCGGCGCGGCTTCCAGAAGCGAAGAAACATTACGGTTGAAACCAGCGACACCAATCCGCCGGCGATGTCGACCAGATTGCTGTCTACGAAGTTCGACCACACGAACTGAGTCGCGCCGAATGACAATCCAACGACCAGTATCGCGGGCAGCACTTCGAACGTCTCGCGCCAGCCAACCATCGCGCGCACCAGCCAGAATGGAACGATGATGGCGGTGATGGGAAGAATGCGGCCTATCATGGAATTCAAATCCGCTTCGGGCAGTCCCGATACGGCAGCCAGCGTGTGGACTGGCGTGCCTATGGCTCCCCACGCTACTGGCGCGGTGTTAGCGATCAGGTTAAGAGCGGCTGCGTGAAACGGTTTGAACCCGAGCCCGATCATGAAAGCGCCGGCTATCGCGACCGGCGCGCCGAATCCCGCCGCGCCCTCGATCACCGCGCCGAAGCAAAAGGCGACCAGCAGCGCCTGCAATCTGCGATCGGGAGTGATCGCCGCAACTGACTGTTTCATTATTTCGAACTGGCCGGTATGAACCGATATGTCGTAAAGAAAGACCGCGGCAACGACGATCCAGGCGATTTTCAAGATGCCGAACCCGGCGCCGTAAAACAAGCTCGCGGTCGAAAGCGACCACGGCATCTGAAACACGGCACTGGCGACAATGAGCGCGGTCGCCGCTCCCGCAATGGCTGCCCAATGCGGCTTTACTCGAAAGATCGCGAGCAAACCTAACAACACGACGACCGGCAGCGCGGCCGCCAGTGTCGATAACCACCACACGCCGAACGGGTCATAAACCTGTGTCCACGACATCTTCTCTTTCTCGAGACTGTGCTGGATTCGCGGTGGGCGCGTCACACCGCGCGATAGAATCTATCTTTGAAATATTGGAGCGAATCTCTAATGCAATTGGGAGAGCCACTTCGTGGAGGTAACACCCGCCAGCTACAATAATCCGCCCGCTATGCTGCCACCATCAACAGCGTCAAGCCCCCTTGATCACGGTTGTCAGCGCCGATTTGGCGGAGGTGGAAGATGTACGCATCGCCAGTCTGCGCTCCGGACAAGGTCGCCGTGAAGGTAAACTCGGTGAATTGCCCGGCGCCCAGTTTGATCTTCGCTTCATAGCTTTGCTGGCGAGCCAGGATCGCGCTAAGCAAGCCGGGCCGGCTACGATCGGTCACTTCTGCATTCGGAAAATCAGGGAGCACAAATTTGAAGCTCCGCGGCGGCGCGGTTGTCAGCCGGTTAGAGCCGTGTGCCCCTTGAAGCCGTGCCGATACGACTTTCTGGACGAAACTGTTCGGCTTGAGATCGACCACAGCGCGAAGCGTGACTTCTTGCGAGTTGACCGGGTCCGGATTGACGGTCGCCACCTGAGAACTCTGCGTACCGGGGGGAACAGGGGGACTAACAACGATCCCGCCGCCGGAAGCTACAACGCAGAGATTATGCTGCGCGACGTGCGGGTCGCCGGGCGCGAAGAAGTTTTGGGCACTCGGCGTCAGAGGATCAGGATAGCACCTCGCAACCATGCACAGGTCACCAGGACTGTGAGGATCAGCCCGATTAAACCCAAGGGACTGGTTCACCACCATTACCTGAGTAGCGGTGGCGCCCTCGGCGGGGAAAGGCGTGCCGATGCTTTGAATCTCTCTCGCGCTGGCTCGATTATTCGGGGCCATCGCCAGGGACGGACCGGCCACCCACAACTCGGCAGTAACGCTCTCGGCAAAGGGCGTCGTACAGCCGCTGCCGGCAGCTTTCCTATGTAGTTTCACCGCTACACTGATGTTGGGGCCCGAGGGGCCGCTAAGGCTGATGTCGGGGCTAAGCCACCAAGTGTCGGTGCTGTTATGTGCTCCTCCATCGCCTGGTAGTGCCTCCATGAATATGCAAGTGTCGGCTGCGAGACCGGGGTCGTTCGGCATAGCGCGCTCCTTTCGGTGAGTCTTATCTCTAGTCTGTGCGTGTGACGTCGAGATTCAATAAGGACCGTCGTCAATCAGGACCGGGCGCTATCTTACGACTTCCCCTTGCGGTGATCAAGCTGACATGCTCCACCTCAACTCACGATGATTCTATGATTGGACTGATGACTCGCCACATTAGATGACTTTCATCTCACAGCTTTTCACCTTCGCAAAGCTTACCGTATTCGCTGGAGTAGTGAAGAGGGATTTCCCGATACTCGGCAGTCTCAAGGCAATACACCAGACAACGGTCGAAAGGCCGCGAGTAGATGTGCAAGCTTACCGCCCGCTGATTGAACTCGGCGAGGTTCAGCACTTGATGCACAGGTTCAGCGGCGTCCACTTCGGCAGGCACAAGGCGGTGTATATCGAGCGCATCGGTGGGTTGCAGTTTGCAGTATCCGGTCGAAGCGTTCTGATCGAGCACGCGGAAGTTCTGCACCCTAAGCCTGCCCGTCGGAATCGCCATCCAGCAGCTCTGATTGTGATGATTGTGGATCTGCGAAACCTGCCCGATATCCCAGCAAATCGCGATCAGCTCGAACAGGTCATTCTTGAAAATCAGGTTGCGCGTATAGTGGTTAT is drawn from Acidobacteriota bacterium and contains these coding sequences:
- a CDS encoding L-lactate permease — encoded protein: MSWTQVYDPFGVWWLSTLAAALPVVVLLGLLAIFRVKPHWAAIAGAATALIVASAVFQMPWSLSTASLFYGAGFGILKIAWIVVAAVFLYDISVHTGQFEIMKQSVAAITPDRRLQALLVAFCFGAVIEGAAGFGAPVAIAGAFMIGLGFKPFHAAALNLIANTAPVAWGAIGTPVHTLAAVSGLPEADLNSMIGRILPITAIIVPFWLVRAMVGWRETFEVLPAILVVGLSFGATQFVWSNFVDSNLVDIAGGLVSLVSTVMFLRFWKPRRIWRFDDDPAHEAEAASEDAEAAASAAGTSSGSNSRRPAQVARAWMPFMVLTLFVLLWGLPAIKTALNQTSTPAFERGGWDVPVLHLAVTRAAPVVSKPEPEKAKFDFNWLSATGSACFIAAIFAGILLGVSPAELARIFWRTLVRMRFAVLAISFMLGLGFVTRYSGMDAVLGLAFTRTGWLFPFFGTFLGWLGVALTGSDTSSNALFGGLQRITAEQLNLSPILMCAANSAGGVMGKMVDAQSIVVATAATNQVGNEGVIFKFVFWHSIALASIVGLIVMAYAYLFPGAIPH
- a CDS encoding cysteine dioxygenase family protein; amino-acid sequence: MSVEATARLVSIDQFVAELCAIPQEDFRAGVVYDYLKQHPVDESSLAQYLFFSNNHYTRNLIFKNDLFELIAICWDIGQVSQIHNHHNQSCWMAIPTGRLRVQNFRVLDQNASTGYCKLQPTDALDIHRLVPAEVDAAEPVHQVLNLAEFNQRAVSLHIYSRPFDRCLVYCLETAEYREIPLHYSSEYGKLCEGEKL